In Candidatus Paracaedimonas acanthamoebae, a single window of DNA contains:
- a CDS encoding CatB-related O-acetyltransferase, whose amino-acid sequence MNSLFPNPDILYPIKDVKRTCFLKNIITNPQIIVGDYTYYDDPDDVYNFEKNILYLFDFMKDKLIIGKFCQIATGVKFIMNGSNHAMDGISTYPFRVFGESWQTASMNAVSKGDTVIGNDVWIGNSATIMQGINIGHGAIIGTNALVTKNVEPYTIVGGNPAQLIRKRFDEETISFLLDLAWWDWPVEKITLFLEAITTGDIQALKGQ is encoded by the coding sequence ATGAATTCTCTTTTCCCTAACCCAGATATACTTTACCCCATCAAAGACGTAAAACGTACATGTTTTCTTAAAAACATTATTACAAATCCTCAAATCATTGTAGGTGATTACACGTATTATGATGATCCAGATGATGTCTATAATTTTGAGAAAAATATTTTGTATTTATTCGATTTTATGAAAGACAAGCTTATAATTGGTAAATTCTGTCAAATTGCAACAGGTGTCAAATTTATTATGAATGGTTCTAACCACGCTATGGACGGAATTTCTACCTACCCTTTTAGAGTTTTTGGAGAATCCTGGCAGACGGCAAGCATGAATGCTGTTAGCAAAGGAGATACTGTGATTGGAAATGATGTTTGGATAGGTAATTCTGCGACAATCATGCAAGGCATTAACATTGGCCATGGAGCCATCATTGGAACAAATGCTCTTGTAACAAAAAATGTTGAGCCTTATACAATTGTTGGTGGCAATCCGGCACAGCTCATTCGTAAACGCTTTGATGAAGAAACAATCTCTTTTCTGCTAGATTTAGCATGGTGGGATTGGCCTGTTGAGAAAATCACGCTTTTCTTAGAAGCGATTACAACTGGAGATATTCAAGCTCTAAAAGGGCAATAA
- a CDS encoding peptidoglycan DD-metalloendopeptidase family protein — MNFRINPRILAALLCFILAMAIAVHDFWFHRQEKLENYTPVEPAPLLSAEEKVIPDEDKGPQEKTLFIHKGDTLTSVLVTSGIERGQAHEIAELLRKAFNPKDLRPDHEIHITFIPIPEKQGAYDLQSLYFRPSISEEIWITRTDNGPFIIEKLPVKLDHVVKEVTGKIHDSFYMDAGKQGVPKRILHEFIKAFSYDVDFQRSFHVDDEYALVFDLYADPNTQREEAGDLLYAMLTLQGKKLSIYRFKTKSGDYAYFNAKGESVRKGLLRTPIDGARISSGYGSRKHPILGYTKQHKGVDFAAPIGTPIMASGDGVIEKAGPWASYGNYIRIRHNSEFSTAYAHLSRFANGIRAGKRVKQAQIIGYVGMTGRTTGPHLHYELLRHNVQINPSSIKMLPAGKLTGQELNKFIVHKEEVDKKYQSLYEKRATLEKKVSAPEITPAPSPQS; from the coding sequence ATGAACTTTCGTATTAACCCACGTATTCTTGCGGCACTTTTATGTTTTATATTAGCTATGGCAATAGCTGTGCATGATTTCTGGTTTCATCGTCAAGAGAAACTTGAAAATTATACGCCTGTTGAACCAGCTCCTCTCCTCTCTGCTGAAGAAAAAGTTATTCCCGATGAAGACAAAGGCCCCCAAGAGAAAACTCTTTTTATTCATAAAGGAGATACTTTAACATCTGTCTTAGTTACCTCTGGTATTGAGAGAGGTCAAGCACATGAAATCGCCGAACTTCTAAGAAAAGCTTTTAATCCTAAAGACCTTCGTCCCGATCATGAAATTCATATAACTTTCATTCCTATTCCTGAAAAACAAGGGGCTTATGATTTGCAATCCCTTTATTTCCGTCCATCGATTAGCGAAGAAATTTGGATAACGCGAACTGATAATGGTCCTTTTATCATTGAAAAACTGCCCGTGAAGCTTGATCACGTTGTAAAAGAAGTAACCGGAAAGATCCATGACAGTTTTTATATGGATGCAGGGAAACAAGGCGTTCCAAAAAGAATACTCCATGAGTTCATTAAAGCATTTAGTTATGATGTTGACTTTCAAAGAAGCTTTCATGTTGATGACGAATATGCTTTGGTGTTCGACCTTTATGCAGATCCTAATACACAACGCGAAGAAGCCGGAGATCTTCTGTATGCAATGTTAACTTTGCAAGGTAAAAAGCTTTCTATTTATCGTTTTAAAACTAAAAGTGGTGATTATGCTTATTTTAATGCAAAAGGTGAAAGTGTCCGCAAAGGACTCTTACGAACCCCTATTGATGGGGCTCGTATTTCCTCAGGATACGGAAGTCGTAAACACCCTATTTTAGGATATACTAAACAGCATAAGGGAGTCGACTTTGCAGCTCCTATCGGAACACCTATTATGGCTTCAGGTGACGGTGTTATTGAAAAAGCAGGTCCCTGGGCAAGTTATGGAAATTATATTCGTATCCGACATAATAGCGAATTCTCAACTGCTTATGCACATTTAAGTCGGTTTGCAAATGGGATCCGTGCAGGGAAACGTGTTAAACAAGCTCAAATCATTGGGTATGTTGGAATGACAGGACGCACAACAGGCCCACATCTGCATTATGAGCTTTTACGGCATAACGTCCAAATTAACCCTTCAAGCATTAAAATGTTACCAGCGGGCAAATTAACTGGACAAGAACTAAACAAATTTATAGTACATAAAGAGGAAGTTGATAAAAAATACCAATCTCTCTACGAAAAAAGAGCTACACTAGAGAAAAAAGTTTCTGCTCCCGAAATCACGCCTGCGCCCTCGCCTCAGTCGTAA
- a CDS encoding D-alanyl-D-alanine carboxypeptidase — MKTRWINQTFITIFFSLFFLIHNSVTAGKYAAYVMDAYSGKVLHAENAYGRVHPASLTKVATLYMLFEALNQGRVKLDTKLKISAHAARQIPTKLGIPIGSTISVKHAILALVTKSANDIAVAVAEHLSGSEAAFAQQMTKRVRQLGLKSTLFKNASGVPNKQQITTAADMAKLLQIVIRDFPIYYKHYFGQKSFTYNGIVHANHNKLLGKVEGLDGGKTGFICASGFNISTSTIRNGNRLITVVMGGETSRWRDQRVISLTNKGFTKFKQPRLDPEFIEQSDLHELPNPRIVSENPLQQMNSFSPAGLPQVKRISYPSVATPNNTPSNALKKKNALTTSPNKIKKEKQDEWGVQIGTFKNANQAHMTAARLLAKLPDDIEEGQVSIARATRKQGNPYRARLVGFSKEAAQRVCYFIEQEGTPCLPFQKYRQEKMYTASAQ; from the coding sequence ATGAAAACACGGTGGATAAACCAAACATTTATAACAATCTTTTTCTCATTATTCTTCCTCATTCATAATTCTGTAACTGCGGGAAAATACGCTGCTTATGTTATGGATGCCTATAGCGGGAAAGTCTTGCATGCAGAAAATGCCTATGGTCGTGTTCATCCTGCTTCTTTAACAAAAGTTGCAACTCTTTATATGTTATTTGAAGCCCTAAACCAAGGTCGGGTTAAACTTGATACCAAGCTTAAAATTTCTGCTCATGCAGCGCGTCAAATTCCAACTAAGTTAGGGATCCCTATTGGTTCAACAATTTCAGTTAAACATGCCATTCTTGCGCTTGTGACTAAATCAGCAAATGATATTGCTGTGGCAGTTGCGGAACATCTCTCTGGTTCAGAGGCTGCCTTTGCTCAACAGATGACAAAGAGAGTTCGACAGTTGGGGCTTAAGAGTACACTCTTTAAAAATGCTTCTGGTGTTCCTAACAAACAACAAATTACGACAGCAGCTGACATGGCAAAACTCTTGCAGATTGTTATACGTGACTTTCCAATCTATTATAAACACTATTTTGGTCAAAAAAGCTTTACTTATAATGGTATTGTTCACGCCAATCACAATAAACTTTTAGGAAAAGTTGAAGGTCTGGATGGAGGGAAAACAGGCTTTATTTGTGCTTCTGGTTTCAATATTTCCACATCAACTATTCGGAATGGGAATAGGCTTATTACAGTTGTCATGGGGGGAGAGACCTCAAGATGGCGAGATCAGCGAGTTATTTCCTTAACAAATAAAGGATTTACAAAATTCAAGCAACCACGTTTGGATCCCGAATTTATTGAACAGAGTGATCTTCATGAATTGCCGAATCCGCGGATAGTTTCAGAAAATCCTTTGCAACAAATGAATAGTTTTTCCCCTGCTGGATTGCCTCAAGTAAAACGTATTAGTTATCCATCAGTGGCAACGCCTAATAATACTCCAAGTAATGCTTTAAAAAAGAAAAATGCTCTAACTACTTCTCCAAATAAGATAAAAAAGGAAAAACAAGATGAATGGGGAGTTCAAATCGGAACTTTTAAGAATGCCAATCAAGCTCATATGACCGCGGCTCGTCTACTTGCAAAACTTCCCGACGATATTGAAGAAGGACAAGTTTCTATTGCACGTGCAACCCGTAAACAAGGGAATCCTTATAGAGCTCGTTTGGTTGGTTTTAGCAAAGAAGCTGCTCAACGGGTGTGTTATTTTATTGAGCAAGAGGGAACTCCTTGTCTCCCTTTTCAGAAGTACCGTCAGGAAAAAATGTATACAGCAAGTGCTCAATAA
- a CDS encoding MFS transporter, whose product MQIKSNVRSSILKNKIFLSTIVGNSLDHYDTALYGFLAPYMAPLFFPNDDPVVALIYAYSLLSVSIVTRPLGALFFGKLSGEKGGKQAFIFSLWGVALTTGGIGILPSFEKIGVFAPLALVLLRVAQGFFAAGESTVAPLLMLKNVPSIIQGQANGIYQSSTVAGILLASFAATLVSFSNFADLYWRIPFLLSFFTGILGLYLRYQIKQEMFAVKPNSPSSLKIVETLIRRKKDLFRIIAVSSLSYVTYAIPFVFMNIFVTQVTSLTFGDALKFNTILLALDMCLLPLFGKFSDIFGVRRTMIFIALLLAITAIPFFALIPYSNMFGVGLIRLWIVLCGLGFSASLQAWFIQSFKGRETYLLTGVGYALGSELFGRSAPALCLWFWHLTNWVIAPAFYIVVISIAAILALRVQPLKNNLTE is encoded by the coding sequence ATGCAGATCAAATCAAATGTGCGCTCATCTATTCTAAAAAATAAAATCTTCTTATCGACAATTGTTGGCAACAGTCTCGATCATTACGATACAGCCTTATACGGTTTTTTAGCGCCTTACATGGCGCCTCTCTTTTTTCCTAATGACGACCCTGTTGTTGCTCTTATTTATGCCTATAGCCTTTTATCGGTTTCTATTGTGACGCGCCCTTTAGGGGCCTTATTTTTTGGAAAATTGAGTGGTGAGAAAGGCGGAAAACAGGCTTTCATCTTTTCATTGTGGGGGGTTGCGTTAACAACAGGAGGAATAGGGATTCTACCATCTTTTGAGAAGATAGGTGTTTTTGCACCGTTAGCGCTTGTACTTCTCAGAGTCGCCCAAGGTTTTTTTGCTGCGGGTGAATCAACTGTAGCACCTTTGTTAATGTTAAAGAATGTGCCCTCTATCATTCAAGGTCAAGCAAATGGAATCTATCAAAGTTCAACAGTTGCGGGAATTCTTTTGGCGTCCTTTGCAGCAACATTGGTTTCTTTTTCAAACTTTGCGGATCTATATTGGAGAATTCCTTTTTTATTGAGTTTTTTTACAGGAATTTTAGGGCTTTATCTAAGATATCAAATCAAACAAGAGATGTTTGCTGTAAAGCCGAATTCTCCCAGTTCGTTGAAAATAGTAGAAACTTTAATAAGACGCAAAAAAGATTTGTTCAGAATTATTGCTGTATCAAGTCTAAGCTATGTGACATATGCAATTCCTTTTGTTTTTATGAATATTTTTGTTACTCAAGTAACATCATTAACGTTCGGGGACGCCTTAAAATTTAATACAATATTGTTAGCTTTAGATATGTGTCTTTTACCTTTATTTGGAAAGTTTTCTGATATTTTTGGTGTCCGAAGAACAATGATTTTTATAGCTCTGCTTCTTGCCATTACAGCAATTCCATTCTTTGCGCTTATTCCTTATAGCAATATGTTTGGGGTCGGATTAATTCGCTTGTGGATTGTTCTTTGTGGTCTTGGTTTTTCTGCCTCATTGCAAGCTTGGTTTATACAATCATTTAAAGGGCGTGAAACTTATCTTCTTACAGGGGTAGGATATGCCCTTGGATCAGAGCTATTTGGTCGTTCAGCACCAGCGCTTTGTCTCTGGTTTTGGCATTTAACTAACTGGGTTATAGCGCCTGCTTTTTATATCGTTGTCATAAGTATTGCGGCGATTCTTGCTCTTCGTGTGCAGCCTCTAAAAAATAATTTAACAGAATAA
- the pgsA gene encoding CDP-diacylglycerol--glycerol-3-phosphate 3-phosphatidyltransferase gives MLAGLPNYLTLFRIILIPVVAALFYLNSNLGYWIASFFFVIACITDFLDGYYARTLRQTTQLGRFLDPMADKLLIASTLLLLVGFDHIKGISLIPAIIILCRELLVSGLREFLAETKISMPVTQLAKWKTALQMTSLTILIAATPLTDFLYLRILGTFGLWASAILTLITGYDYCRFGLKYISNDHRTNFSR, from the coding sequence GTGTTAGCAGGTTTACCAAATTATCTGACGCTCTTTCGCATTATTCTTATTCCTGTGGTTGCGGCTTTATTTTATTTAAATTCAAACCTAGGATATTGGATTGCAAGCTTCTTTTTTGTGATCGCTTGTATTACAGATTTTTTAGATGGCTATTATGCACGCACACTCAGGCAAACAACGCAATTAGGCCGATTTTTAGATCCAATGGCCGATAAGCTATTAATTGCATCAACATTGTTACTATTGGTTGGGTTTGACCATATTAAAGGGATTTCACTTATTCCTGCTATCATTATTTTATGCAGAGAACTTCTAGTTTCTGGCCTTAGGGAATTTTTAGCCGAAACCAAGATTTCTATGCCTGTGACTCAACTTGCAAAATGGAAAACAGCCCTTCAGATGACCTCTCTGACTATTCTCATTGCCGCTACTCCTCTCACTGACTTCTTATATCTACGTATTTTAGGCACATTTGGGTTGTGGGCTTCTGCAATTCTAACACTCATTACAGGCTACGATTATTGTCGCTTCGGTTTAAAATATATTTCTAATGATCATCGAACAAATTTTTCCCGATAA
- a CDS encoding UvrD-helicase domain-containing protein translates to MFPSKELQASSQEFERENMNEQHLNNLNEAQRIAVETINGPVLVLAGAGTGKTRVLTSRIAHILLHRHAWPSQILAVTFTNKASQEMKERLNRLIGHSAEGLWLGTFHSLCVRILRHHSELIGLKSNFTILDTDDQLRLIKQLLKAEELDDKRYPPRQVLGAIGRWKDRGLLPEKVTATQMGKTGYVGDENTLKIYKDYQQRLQILNTVDFGDLLLLTVTLFTTHQNILKTYQEQFKYILVDEYQDTNIVQYLWLRLLAMGNQNNLCCVGDDDQSIYGWRGAEIGNILKFEQDFPGAKIIRLEENYRSTPQILGAASTLISHNNSRLGKTLRTQRDGGELVQVRGVWDGEEEARFVGEEIENFHRKNENLSSIAILVRASFQMREFEDRFITLGVPYRVIGGPRFYERQEIRDALAYLRVVIQPNDSLAFERIINTPRRGIGNSTLQTLHAYARINLISLVEATRILLETDELRGQAKAALNSLLLDFDRWRNMLEKVPPKELTGIILDESGYTAMWLEDKSPDAPGRLENLKEFAAAVGQFEGVASFLEHVSLVMENSAASQGDMVSLMTLHAAKGLEFDTVFLAGWEEGVFPNPRALTEAGEGGLEEERRLAYVGLTRAKKRAIITFAVNRRLPGEWQSSMPSRFIDELAREHIEVINQPGIFGRGRRGWDDAVTLQESSRSGISYSQIAPKVTTSPFSLGDRVFHIKFGYGRVTEISGDKLDVHFEHTGLKKVMSSFVVRK, encoded by the coding sequence ATGTTTCCAAGTAAAGAATTACAAGCCTCTTCCCAAGAATTCGAAAGAGAAAATATGAATGAGCAGCATCTCAATAACCTTAATGAGGCGCAACGTATTGCTGTTGAAACCATAAATGGTCCGGTACTTGTTTTAGCGGGAGCAGGCACAGGAAAAACACGCGTTTTAACAAGCAGAATAGCTCATATTTTATTGCATCGTCATGCGTGGCCTTCTCAAATCCTTGCTGTAACTTTTACGAATAAAGCGTCTCAAGAAATGAAGGAGAGACTTAACCGCCTTATAGGGCACTCAGCTGAAGGTTTATGGTTAGGAACATTTCATTCTTTATGCGTTCGTATCCTGCGGCATCATTCAGAGCTTATTGGTCTTAAATCTAATTTCACGATTTTGGATACAGATGACCAACTTCGTTTGATAAAGCAACTCTTGAAGGCGGAAGAATTAGATGACAAGCGTTATCCTCCTCGCCAGGTATTGGGGGCTATAGGCCGCTGGAAAGATAGAGGTTTATTACCTGAAAAAGTAACAGCGACTCAAATGGGTAAAACTGGTTACGTAGGAGATGAAAATACCCTCAAAATTTATAAAGATTATCAACAACGTCTTCAAATTTTGAATACTGTTGATTTTGGAGATTTATTACTTTTAACAGTCACCTTATTTACAACACACCAGAATATTCTCAAAACTTATCAAGAACAATTTAAATATATCCTTGTGGATGAGTATCAAGATACCAATATTGTTCAATATTTATGGCTTCGGCTTTTAGCGATGGGGAATCAGAATAATCTCTGTTGTGTGGGAGATGATGATCAATCAATCTACGGTTGGCGTGGTGCAGAAATAGGAAATATCTTAAAATTTGAACAAGATTTCCCGGGGGCTAAAATTATACGTTTGGAAGAAAATTATCGTTCGACCCCTCAAATTTTAGGTGCGGCTTCTACGCTTATCTCACATAACAATAGTCGTTTGGGAAAAACACTTCGTACGCAACGGGATGGAGGGGAGCTTGTTCAGGTAAGAGGAGTTTGGGATGGTGAAGAAGAGGCTCGTTTTGTGGGAGAAGAAATAGAAAATTTCCATCGAAAAAATGAGAATTTATCTTCTATTGCTATTCTTGTTCGTGCGAGCTTTCAAATGCGAGAATTTGAAGACCGTTTTATTACCTTAGGAGTTCCGTATCGAGTTATTGGAGGACCTCGTTTCTATGAACGTCAGGAAATCCGAGATGCCCTTGCTTATTTACGTGTGGTGATACAGCCCAATGATAGTCTTGCGTTTGAACGCATTATTAATACACCTCGACGAGGTATAGGGAATTCAACTCTCCAAACTTTACATGCTTATGCACGAATAAATCTTATTTCCTTAGTGGAGGCGACACGCATACTGTTGGAAACAGATGAGTTAAGAGGACAAGCTAAAGCCGCCCTTAATTCTCTTTTATTAGATTTTGATCGTTGGCGTAACATGTTAGAGAAAGTTCCTCCAAAAGAGTTAACAGGCATTATCCTCGATGAATCTGGTTATACGGCTATGTGGCTTGAGGATAAATCTCCAGATGCGCCAGGGCGACTTGAAAACCTAAAAGAATTTGCAGCTGCTGTGGGTCAATTTGAAGGTGTGGCATCTTTCTTAGAACATGTCAGTTTGGTTATGGAAAATAGTGCAGCCTCGCAAGGAGATATGGTGAGTCTTATGACGCTACATGCGGCTAAAGGGCTCGAATTTGATACTGTTTTTCTTGCAGGATGGGAAGAAGGAGTTTTTCCGAATCCACGGGCTTTAACGGAAGCTGGCGAAGGTGGGCTGGAAGAAGAAAGGCGCTTAGCTTATGTCGGGCTCACTCGGGCCAAAAAACGTGCTATTATTACTTTTGCAGTCAATCGACGTCTTCCTGGGGAATGGCAGAGTTCTATGCCTTCTCGTTTTATTGATGAATTGGCCCGTGAGCATATAGAAGTTATCAATCAACCAGGAATCTTTGGTCGAGGAAGGAGAGGGTGGGATGATGCGGTTACTTTACAAGAGTCTTCTCGCTCAGGTATTTCTTACTCTCAAATAGCGCCAAAAGTAACCACGTCGCCATTTTCTTTGGGTGATCGCGTTTTTCATATTAAATTTGGTTATGGGCGTGTCACAGAAATCAGTGGTGATAAATTAGATGTTCATTTTGAACATACTGGGCTTAAGAAAGTCATGTCTTCTTTTGTTGTTCGTAAATAA
- a CDS encoding 50S ribosomal protein L11 methyltransferase, translated as MLYKLEFHCKKTHIILFEEILGEDHLGVSTFEQKENPDQWHIEVLFDFSPNLQVLNYLFKETSEKEGIETPHLSLSLVPEIDWLSENRKAFPPLTIGNFYVYGSHHEEPIPQGKISFKIDAATAFGTGQHATTQGCLLALEKLKEEKYAPLNPLDLGCGTGILGMAIARLFNINVTMSDNDIEAVEKATSNVFENDLKSQVTCYLSEGFQSEILKNKALYDLITANILADPLILLASDMDRYVSEKGIIILSGLLATQAEAVGNAYKAFSFKEIDRYPIDEWMTLVLKKI; from the coding sequence ATGCTTTATAAACTCGAATTCCACTGCAAAAAAACACATATCATCTTATTTGAAGAGATTTTAGGAGAAGACCACCTTGGAGTGTCTACTTTTGAACAAAAAGAAAATCCCGACCAGTGGCACATAGAAGTTCTCTTTGATTTTAGCCCCAATTTACAAGTCCTAAACTATCTTTTCAAAGAAACGTCTGAAAAAGAAGGGATAGAGACACCTCATTTAAGTTTGTCATTAGTTCCTGAGATTGATTGGCTTTCAGAAAATCGTAAAGCTTTTCCTCCGCTTACCATTGGAAATTTTTATGTGTATGGATCCCATCATGAAGAGCCCATTCCACAAGGCAAAATTTCTTTTAAAATTGATGCAGCCACGGCTTTTGGAACTGGACAACATGCAACAACCCAAGGATGTCTTCTCGCTTTAGAGAAACTTAAAGAAGAAAAATATGCTCCTCTTAATCCTTTGGATTTAGGTTGTGGGACGGGTATACTTGGAATGGCAATCGCGCGTTTATTTAATATAAATGTGACAATGTCTGACAACGACATAGAGGCAGTTGAGAAGGCAACATCTAATGTCTTTGAAAATGATCTTAAGTCGCAAGTAACTTGCTATCTTTCAGAGGGGTTTCAATCTGAAATCCTTAAAAATAAAGCTCTTTATGACCTTATAACTGCCAATATTCTTGCGGATCCTTTGATTCTGTTGGCTTCGGATATGGACCGTTATGTCAGTGAAAAAGGGATTATTATTTTGTCAGGACTTCTTGCAACACAAGCAGAGGCTGTAGGAAATGCTTACAAAGCATTTTCATTTAAAGAAATAGACCGATACCCCATTGATGAATGGATGACGTTAGTTTTGAAGAAAATATAA
- the uvrC gene encoding excinuclease ABC subunit UvrC: MTHSPSFQTSLEQGVSIIAMHVKTLSPSPGVYRMINQQAEVLYVGKAKNLKKRVHSYTQAYRLPNRLQRMVAETHTMEFITTHTEVEALLLEANLIKRLKPRYNILLKDNKFFSYILLSNHEWPSLTKHRGAKTLPGTYFGPFASTYAVNQTLTTMYRIFKLRSCSDSFFASRKRPCLQYHIKRCTAPCTRYIKASDYEESVQQTKSFLEGKSHELQQNLSQRMHESSECQDYEKATHYRDQIRALTQIQAQQNINTALKEDTDVIAIASHGETTCIQIFFFRHGSNFGSHSFFPEHTKDLSIEEVLASFLTLFYQDTLPPQEILLSHPLKEQGLVEEALSLTAERKVNISIPQRGQRVKILRQALENADEALARHLSSNRSQLKILNEVADVFGLTNMPQRIEVYDNSHIQGTNAIGAMIVAGSQGFDKASYRKFTIKIDEEGAPTPGDDYGMMREVIRRRFSGSLAQDQSRNPFPHLLLIDGGIGHLNAVYEILENFGLSIPVVAIAKGPERNAGKETFFQPGRAPFSLEKHKTVLFYLQQLRDEAHRFAITFHRQKRTKTIERSMLDDILGIGSHRKKSLLRHFGSTREVARAGIEDLQSVKGISASLAQKIYDYFH; this comes from the coding sequence ATGACACATTCTCCTTCTTTTCAGACATCCTTAGAACAGGGTGTTTCTATCATCGCCATGCATGTAAAAACATTGTCACCCTCTCCCGGTGTTTACCGCATGATTAACCAGCAAGCAGAAGTCTTATATGTTGGAAAGGCCAAAAATTTAAAAAAAAGGGTTCATAGTTATACGCAAGCCTATCGCCTTCCTAATCGTCTTCAACGTATGGTCGCTGAAACTCATACAATGGAATTTATTACCACCCATACTGAAGTTGAAGCCCTCCTCCTTGAAGCTAACCTGATTAAGCGTTTAAAACCTCGGTATAATATCCTCCTAAAAGATAATAAATTTTTCTCATATATTTTATTATCAAACCATGAATGGCCTAGCCTTACAAAGCATCGTGGCGCAAAAACACTTCCTGGCACTTATTTTGGCCCTTTTGCCTCTACGTATGCTGTTAATCAAACACTCACCACGATGTATAGAATTTTTAAGCTACGCTCCTGTAGCGATAGTTTTTTTGCAAGTCGCAAAAGGCCTTGCCTACAGTATCATATTAAAAGATGTACCGCTCCCTGTACGCGCTATATTAAGGCTTCTGATTATGAAGAATCGGTCCAGCAAACAAAATCATTCCTTGAAGGTAAATCGCATGAGCTTCAACAAAATCTTAGTCAACGTATGCACGAATCAAGTGAATGCCAAGATTATGAAAAAGCAACCCATTATCGAGATCAAATTCGTGCCCTTACTCAAATCCAGGCGCAACAAAATATTAATACAGCTCTAAAAGAAGATACAGATGTCATTGCAATTGCGTCTCATGGCGAAACAACATGTATTCAGATCTTCTTTTTCCGCCATGGCAGCAATTTTGGAAGTCATAGCTTTTTTCCTGAGCACACAAAGGATTTATCAATAGAAGAAGTATTGGCTAGCTTCCTCACTCTTTTCTATCAAGATACGCTTCCCCCTCAAGAAATTCTTTTAAGCCACCCTTTAAAAGAACAGGGTCTCGTGGAAGAAGCCCTTTCATTAACGGCCGAACGGAAAGTAAATATTAGCATACCACAGCGAGGACAGCGCGTAAAAATCTTAAGACAAGCTCTTGAAAATGCTGATGAAGCCCTCGCACGCCATCTCTCTTCGAATCGTTCCCAGTTAAAAATTTTAAATGAAGTTGCAGATGTTTTTGGACTCACAAATATGCCCCAACGGATTGAAGTCTATGATAATAGTCATATCCAAGGAACCAATGCTATTGGGGCGATGATCGTCGCAGGCTCACAAGGGTTTGATAAAGCTAGTTATCGTAAATTTACAATTAAAATAGATGAAGAAGGTGCGCCAACTCCAGGAGATGATTACGGCATGATGAGAGAAGTTATTCGGCGGCGTTTTTCAGGTTCTTTAGCTCAAGATCAATCTCGCAATCCCTTCCCACACCTTCTTCTCATTGATGGCGGAATAGGCCATCTTAATGCGGTTTATGAAATCCTTGAAAATTTTGGACTTTCTATTCCTGTGGTTGCCATCGCAAAAGGACCAGAAAGAAATGCCGGAAAAGAAACTTTTTTCCAACCTGGTCGTGCGCCCTTTTCTCTTGAAAAGCATAAAACAGTCCTTTTTTATCTCCAACAATTACGCGATGAAGCGCATCGTTTTGCAATTACTTTTCATCGACAAAAAAGAACAAAAACAATTGAACGTTCCATGCTTGATGATATTTTAGGAATTGGGTCGCATCGTAAAAAATCTCTACTGCGCCATTTTGGATCTACACGTGAAGTTGCTCGGGCTGGTATTGAAGATCTACAATCTGTAAAAGGAATTAGTGCAAGTTTAGCTCAAAAAATATATGATTACTTTCATTAA